The sequence CTTGCTTCTTGTCCCAAGGTCTGGCTGAAGTAAGCTATTGGCGGCTGGTCTTGCAATAGAACGGCCCCCAACCCAATCCCAGATGCATCAGTTTCTATTTCGAAGGGCCTCTCAAAATTTGGTAAAGCAAGGACAGGTATAGAAACCATGGCAGACTTGAGTGTGTTGAATGCCACTTCAGCTAGGTATTCCACCCAAATTGGTCCTTACGGAGCTGATCCATCAAGGGTTGAGCAATCCGAGCATAGTTGGCCACAAATTTTCTATAATATCTAGAGAGACCAAGAAACCCCCGTATTGTTTGATCATTGTGGGTGTAGGCCAATCAAGCATCACTCATATTTTCTCGGAATCCACAGCGAAAACTCGGTGAGATATTATATGGCCCAAGTATGATACCTCTCGTTTGCCAAAAACACATTTCTTTTTGTTGACATAGAGTTTGTGGCAGCCTAGTATTTCAAACACCACATCGAGATGTGCTATGTGCTCCTCCTCAATCTTGCTACATATGACAATATCATCAATAAAGACTAACACGGTGCTACGAAGTTGCGGCTGAAAAATGTCATTCATAAATGATTGGAACGTTGTTGGTGCATTTGTCATTCCAAAGGGTATGACCAAGAATTCATAGTAGCCATCATGAATTCGAAATGTTGTCTCGGCCTCGGCCTTCACAAGGATTTGGTGATAACTAGATTTCAAGTCAAGCttagaaaagatgatagcaccatgtatttcatttaataatttatcaatgACTAGAATTGGGTACTTATCTGGTATTGTGGCGCGGTTGAGAGCTCTATAATTGATGCAAAACCGCCATGATCCATCTTCTTCTTCACCAATAAAACGGGACCAGAGAATGGGTTGTTATTGGGTTGTATGATTCCATAAGGCAACATCTCCTTGATCAGTTTTTCAATCTCCGCTTTCTGAAAGTATGGATGGCAATAAGGCCTCACACTTATCGGAGTTGTTCCCAATTGCAAATTAATGGCGTGCTCATGTTGCCTCGAGGGTGGCAGCTCCTCGAGTGGTGAGAAAATAGCCTCGTGTTTGAAGAGCAAGTTGTCGAGGCAATTCGGGCACTCGTTCTCTATCTCAGTGGGGGTAGTAGTCACCACATTCAGCTCCAACAGGATAACATTCTTTTCAGCCAACAAGGTTTTGTACATTGTTTTGAGCGTGACTAAGTTTCTGCCAAGTAAAGGATCTCCTTTGATGGTGACACATTGGTTCCCTACTTGAAACTCCATTGTTTGCATCTTCCAATCTATGTGAGTCATGTCGAGTGTGGTTGGCCACTGTAGTCCAAGAATCAAATCTGCACTACCTAACTTTATTGGCAGGAAGTCATTCCACACATCAACCCCTTGAAAGTGGAGATGAACTTTCTTGAACAACCCTTATCTTTCGTTGTCTACACTACCCAAGGTGACCCCGTAAACACTAAGCACAATGGAAATCTTCAATTGCGTGACAACATCTTGAGAAGTGAAGTGTGTTGCTCCGAGATCTATGAGGATCACCACCTCCCTACCTTGGATGACTCATTTTAGTATCATGGTGTTGTTCGAGGTTAGTCCAACCATTGATTGCAGCGAAACTTCCATGTTGGTATTGGTTTCATTTGATTCGAACTCCGGTGCCTCGTTGTTTGACTTGTCACCCTTTGAATCTAGTGGCTCCGCCTCACTTTCGTTGAACATTAATACCACATTGAATTCCTTTTTCTTGCACCGATGGCCTAGCACCCACTTATCATCACAATGGAAGCATAACCCTTCCTCCCTTTTGTGTTGAACTTGAGTTGGTGTCAAACTCTTCCTCTCGCCAAATGGTCGTTGAGGAATATTCAGGTAGGGGTTGGAGCTAGATTATGGTTGCATGGGCTAGAACTGTGATGACCTACTCGACAATAGTCCGGTAGCCTTGGACAGTTCACATGAgtggtttgtaatttttcttcaaTGTCTTAGGCAATATCCATGGCCTCATCAATTGTTCTTGGTCGTTGGATCTGTAGTTCAGCCTGTATTTGCAAAGTCAAATTATTGAAGAAAGTGCTCATTGGACCCCAAAAGGGATGTTATCAAGAGGAGCCAATAACctgataaaaaataataagtactCAGCCACAGTTCCCTCTTGCCGAATAGACAAGAACTGATCGTAAAGGTTCCCCATGTGAGTGTCACGAAAGTGTTTCAAGACCAATCTTTTCATTTCCTCCCAACTCAAAATGGCCCGCTTCTTACTTTCGTATTGGTACCACAACAACGCATTCCAAGAAAAGGAAATGAACATTGCCTCAAAATTTTTGTGTTCATCATAGCTGTAGCAAGGAAAGTATCGCTCAGCCTGCATGATCCAACAATCTAGATTTTCACCATCGAAAAGCGGCATCTTGAGTTTTGCAATCTGCTTCTCAATGTGGAAATTCCTATCGGAGTACCCTTGCTCTAAAGATGGACCGACTGCAAAACTATTCGATCGTAAATCTCCCGAGTGATTTCAGTAGCTTAGCCATGATTTGGTGGAAGTCGGCCCCTAAACAAGGCTTGGGACACGACCGGGCTTTTACTTTCTATCATTCCTTGATCGTTTTGGTGTCGAATGTCGTTCATGACTCATTCTTTAAGGTTTCTTGAATGTTCTTGAGCACTACGAGAACGGTCCTTGGCAAGTGGCAACTCGTGTCTGTTCTTTGGTTTCAAGGTGTTTCATTTGTTCTTGGAGTTGTAGTTGCTCAAGAACTGATTCAGAAATGGAGCTTTTGACTGATTACGAGATAGACTCCATGGCTGATTCTTTGACCGTCAGTGCTCCAACTTCCAAGCCTCAAGATCATCTTCAATGTCGGTATTGAAGTGGGATTTCTCTACTGGTTTCTTCAACATGATTCAACAGCTCACCACACCAAATTGATAGAAATCTCTTAGGAGAGAAATCATTATCTTAGATGAGACAAACACCAAGAAAAAAATTCCTCAATGAATGATTTCATTGATCACAATAGCAATAGTTACAATGAGCTTTGAAGAGGCTCAAACTCTCCAAGGCAGATAGAGATGTTCTCTCCAATGAGACTAATCTCTATTAATTTCTTAGCTATCCATACCAGAGCCCCCCTCCCCCCACTCCAcaaccaagaaaaaaaaacctcaaTGAATGATTTTATTGATCACAGTAGCAATAGTTACAATGAGCTTTCAAGAGGCTCAAACTCTCCAAGGCAGAGAGGGCTGTTCTCTGCAATGAGACTAAAAAAATTCCTCAATGAATGATTTTATTGATCACAGTAGCAATAGTTACAATGAGCTTTCAAGAGGCTCAAACTCTCCAAGGCAGAGAGGGATGTTCTCTCTCATTCCCCCCACCCCCCAAACGCTCCTCTCTGTTTATAGGCTTAGTTTATTAATTGGCATCTGTATAAAAGAATTAGGGAATTAAATACAATTAAACTGAATAACACTTAAGGGTGCAGATTGAAAAGTGAAAGCACAACACATTGACACTTGAACTAATATATTCTCAGTATATGAGGATTTCCATTGAAATTTAAGTTTTAAATGTAAGAGAAGTGGTAAAATTTGTGTGAAAATGGGACTCTGTTCCTAACATTAGAAGTAAGGATAGCAACTTTACAATTCTGACAACccttaaaaaagaaagaagaaacgTAGGGAAGCtacaatatcaaaaataaatagattaccTGATAAGatagtatattattaaaaaagtaatcACAAAACACGAGACTAGTGTACACATTCTTCGATTGGATTTTTTCTCGAAAACCTGCAAAGTGGCCACTTTACGACAATCAGATAACTTCATTCCAACAGCCATGGAGGTGTAATTATGGATGAAAATGAAAGCTAAATAAAAGATGGATCTACTTTAGTACCCTCTTAAACCGATCCATGGTGCCAGACATTATGCCCCTTGAAGCATCCATGTTATTCCCCTATTTTCACAAAATCATCCATTAAAACACTTGcaaaaattttttaataaaagaatgAATTTGCTGAAATGAAACCTCCATACCATTCGATCAAGGAAGCGATTATGAGTCTCTACCTCATCATGTATGTCACCTGTTATCTGTCATCAATAAAATAATCAACAAAACAGCAGTAACtcaaaacatgaaaaatatgGATGAATAAAATCATTCCAATTGCAAGATGAAAAGTCAAGATCAATACAACTACACTCAATCATGTAAATCTAATGTACCAGAACTCTATAGTGCTGTAAACTACGCTCTAACAATTCTGGCAAATGTGTTCATAGGTGCACCAGACAACACAGACATGTGCAATTGTTCTTTTTCTTATGCTGATGAAAAAATAATCAGCAATTAAAAGAGCTTGATTTTCTTAAAAGTTTCATACAAATTTAAATTGGTTCTTGCTTTTGAGAAGTAAAAATTACCAAACCAACCAAATTGAAACCTGAAAAACAtatcaaatatttttttggtttatcAGTATTTATAGCAAGACTTATGATTTGGTTAATGATTTGAACTTTTACCTACAAACTCCCTTACTATGACACCTTTTGATGTAAATTGCCATAAGCCCATTTATACCTTACTTGGTTCTTGCACATACAAACAATCTATCTACTTAGGAAATGAAGGCAGAATACCAGAAATTCAATGAACATAAATTAATACGTGACATACTACAAATAGTAGGATTGATTAACAAAATGGATGACTGATCAATTCATTAGATGTATCATTTGTACATGGCAAATAACCATGAATAAAAATCTCAAAACTAAAACCCTTAAGATGATGACCATCAAGAGCACAATGTTTCTTATGCATCAGGCAAGCTGCCTCCCTTTGAGAAAAGAAAATGATTTCTGTACACATTTAAATGTAACGATGGATCTGCTAATGACACTCCCAAGTCTAAATAATCCATCATTTCTAATAACTAACAAAATAATGACCATAGTATTTAGCACGTTGGGAACATAAAGTTTGCCGATAGAATCTAACGGGAGTATGGAACAGCTAAAATTTTATGTAAGTACTGTACTTCCCAAGAATAAATGCTAACTCATGTATAAGTAGTAAGAGGAACTTTGTAGTTCAAACGTACTTGTTTTAAGAAAATCACTCTATCTTGCAAACTCTCAACAGCTTTGTCATTGTCATGCTCGTTAATGTCATGTGAATATGAGGAAGAAGACCTGAGACTACCTTCCTCAAGGTCATTAAAGAGAGATGATCTGGAGGAACGGTGATCCCTGCAAAAAGGTAGCACTGTTATCCACTGAGGACAGCATAACTAGGACTAGTGAGACACTCTAGCTTTGAGGCTGTTGGCAATgacgaagaaaaaaaaaaagaaaaatacaaaaggtTATGAAGGTAATAAGTCAAGCTGAGATCAAAATGATTAAGACAAATTCAAGAGATCAAATTCCCACCAACCTGGAACTAACTATAAGCCTCTACCCTTAACccatcaaaatttcaaaacaGAGTTGTGTGTTAACTACTTGCCACCATATATAAAATGATTTCATACATAAACAACTAAAATCTATACTTTCTCATGCTGAAAATCCCCAACTGTTTGATTGCAAATCCTGCCAAAACCAAAACTTTTCCTTCCTTCTTCAAAacatgaaaattttcaattgGGTTTGTGATTATACAATGCGAATCCAAGTGAATACTAAATTACTCTAAAAAGAAGCAATGCTTTTATTACAGATTTGATTATGAGCTTCTCAGAATCAGACAGTTTCAAACAAAGCATTAATCTATCAATCATGAAAAGAAACGATACATACATTTAAGAACAAAAGCCCGTGATCTTGAACTCAGATCATGCCAAGAAAAAGCATTGTAAAAAAATACTGAAATTGAAATTGAAACAGTAATATGTATGTGTTGTAGGTTTTACCTTCTGTAATTCATCGGGAGACTGGTTGGCAAGGTATGACGAATTAAAAGTGAGGATTTGATTTCTTCAACCTCCGCAGGCTTGAATTTGTGAGCAAATCGTAAAATTGTGAGAATTGTTAATTCAACGgtgtttttttttctgaaatggTTAATTCCACGTTTGGTTGCCCAGAAAATCTGTGTTCAGGAGGGACCcagaaatcaaaattaaaatttatgtacAATAATAACAACTTTCCaaaattaattgatttataggtttttatatggtttataaaaggaaaacttacaaaaaaaaaatactggaatttgggttaagttttacaaaaatactgtcacacgaaaattttttccaaaataatgtatttttataaaacactagtagaccacaaaacaaaacaacttaaaacaacagtagaacaactaaaaaacatcagtgaaaacttaacacgaTATACTGCAGTATAAAACTTATTAAAAAAcatagtaaaaaagtaaaaaataccacctagcagtatttttgtaaaaaaaaatgacaaaagttagtgcaccatgtaaattttccttataaaataagaatattcattaaaaaagaataataataataaataagaatttaaattcttttttaaaagataagaaaTGCCGGACTGGGGTTAGTGCTCTGTAGCAGTTACTTTCGTGCATTCTGAAGCCTATTTATTCTCATGATCAGAGTCTTTTTGCTTTGTTCCTTCGCTTCATTTTTTCACTagctgattttttttgtttatggaTTCAATTATCAACGAAATGAGTTCCACTCTAGCCTTGTCGGAGAAGAAGATGGTCCATACTTTTACTGAGGCTGATCTCAATGACTCTAaccaaaacacaaaaaaaattctCGTAGCTCGTTGTCTCTCTAATGCCATCAATCCCAAAACTTTTATTAAGAAAATGGGAGATTTTTAGACTAACAAATGTCGATTTGAAGTTATTGCTTCTGAAATGCactctaatttatttttattaaatcttGGTTGTGCAGGAGATAAACATAGGATTCTCGTTGGTGAAACTTGGCACTTCAACAACAATCTTGTTATTTTGCACTCACCAATTGTTCTGCATAATGTCTCAAAGGCGGATTTATCTAGAGTTCAGTTCTGGGTTCAGACTCATCAACTTCCCTTCCTTAGTAAATCTCAAGCTCTTGCTAAAAAGGTGGATGAATGGGCTGGAGAATACATTGACGTTTCATTGACGTTTATGAATACTCTCTTCGTGAAGGATGGGGCTCTTTCATTCGTACTAGAGCTTGGATCAATATCAGCCAACCGCTCATGAGAGAAAAACTGGCCAATCTCCCTAAGATACGTGATGAACACTAGTTAGAGTTTCGATACGAAAATCTTCCCATCTTTTGCTTCAAGGGCCTTTTGAACGATGTGCTTCTTTCTTTGAACTGATTGACAATGGCCTGAGGTCGGTATAGATTAAGCACAGTATATGGCCAATAGACCTTATAATAACAACTACCGACATGCTCTAATTCCTAACTACTACCATTCGAGGTTGAGAAACCATGAGAAATTTTCTTATGGTAACACTGAAAATGTCATGAAATTGCCTCCTAAGTTTAATGCACAACAATAAGAAGAGAAGAAGTCCTTAGAAGACATTCTGGGTACTTTCACGATAGAGACCAACAAGAGATTTAACAAGAATGAAGCAAAGTTGGATAACATAGAGACTTATTTGTCCAATATTACTACTTCCATGAAGAACATAAAGGTGCAAGTGGGACCATGGGCCAATGTTGTGAGTGTTGTGAAGAAAAAGAGTAATTTCCCTAGTTGTACAGTTGTCAATCCAAAAGAACAATGTAATGCCATCTCACTGAGGAGTGGTAAAGTACTTGATGGGGGTGTAGAAGACAAGTCAACAGATCTTGAAATTGAAGACACAGTAGAAGCCAAAGAAGAGATTCCTAATGAGAAGCCTACTGAAAATTCTATGAAGAAAGAAGGTCTTCCAATGTATAAATTACCAATTCCTTATCCTCAAAGATTTATGATGAAGAAACTTGATGAGGACTTTGCTAAGTTCTTGGAAATTGTCAAAAATATCAGCATCAACATACTGATGCATTAGAGCATATGCCTAATTATGTTAAATTACGTAAGAGGTggcaattaagaaaaataaatttgggaATATGAAACTGTGAGCTCAACTGAGGAATGTAGTGGCATAATTCAGAAAAAGTTGCCTCAAAAGGTTAAAGATCCAGGCAGCTTTTCAATTCATTGTCAGATTGGTGGTTTGAATTTTCAAAAGTCTTTATGTGATCTTAGGGCTAGTATAAATTTAATGCCACTTTCGATATTTAAAAAGTTGGGTATTAGTGAAGTAAATCCCACAAGAATTTTGTTACAATTGGTGGATCAGTCATTCACTTATCCAACGGAAATAACAGAAGATGTGCTAATTAAAGTGGATAAGTTAGTATTTTTAACAGATTTTATAGTACTAGACATGGAAGAAGACAAGAATATGCTATTGATCCTTAGGCGCCCTTTCTTAGCAACTGTGCGCTTATAGATGTTCAAAGAGGTCACCTAACCTTAAGTGCTAATAATGAAGAAGTTAAGTTCGACTACATTTATATATCTTCTAATCAAGCCAATACTAAGAATACATGCAATATGGTTGAGTCTTGTAACTTCAATGAAGTCAATTGAGAGACTAATCATAAAGAAATGACTAAGAAGCCTCGAGATAAAATGAAACCACATAAGAAGTTTTCAATAGGACAACAAGTGGTGGTGATTCATTCAAAATTCAAATCCTTGACAAGTAACGTTATTTTGAGGTGAAAAAattcttttaaagttaatgaaTTACCTCCTTGTGGCCTTGTAAGTATTAAAAGTGATAAAGGTGAAATTCTAAAGGTTCACAAACGTAAACTAAAGGTGTACATCGATGATAGTGGAGCATTGATTAAACAGCTCCGTAACGAAGAATCTTGAAGCAACAATAAAGTCTAGCTAAAAATGATAACAAAGCGCTTTATGGGAGGCAATCcatactttttattattatttttttcattttttagtttttaatttttactttcaaACTAATTCTtactttttttgttattttatatttgatttaGTCAATAAATCGTGAAAtacgtgaaaaaaaaaattagcaacaTGTTGGCCACAGTAAGTGACATGCCGCCTGGCAATTGAATTGAAAAGAAAGACTAAGTTTTATGCCACTTTTACTTACCATTCATTGTACACTGATTATCTCCAGTCTTCAAATGAGCTCTGAAGACCATaccaatgttgggttttgtgccctaaataaaaccctttacaatctgattagttatcaatataagaaatttgaagtgatttatgtttgcatgaattttacatactaatggtttaatatgtttattacatttatacacaaaatcagttaaatccagatcatatgtttattcacaattacagcatcgtcaacacagtggaatgtgattgtgatcatatgaatcaaaagactaagtccttgtttcatcagtgttttggatttacactaatgtgataatcagcgatgatgtgtacttacacttggagtaagtgttatgttctttccaggacattagtaaagtatactagtttcgaatgtatggagtatacattggactggaacgatattgcaacttagttaagatattataaacttaccgttatatctttccaagtcaatatcagtagttgatcttaagattaaaagaatctaaatcctaatatgcttaggctcaactcaggagtactattcatgttctttgatttattagttaagcctact is a genomic window of Cannabis sativa cultivar Pink pepper isolate KNU-18-1 chromosome 9, ASM2916894v1, whole genome shotgun sequence containing:
- the LOC115723062 gene encoding bet1-like SNARE 1-1, with the translated sequence MNYRRDHRSSRSSLFNDLEEGSLRSSSSYSHDINEHDNDKAVESLQDRVIFLKQITGDIHDEVETHNRFLDRMGNNMDASRGIMSGTMDRFKRVFEKKSNRRMCTLVSCFVITFLIIYYLIRILSYFNHS